The proteins below are encoded in one region of Candidatus Rokuibacteriota bacterium:
- a CDS encoding cysteine synthase: protein MTANTILSAIGRTPLVRLAAIPRDVPGAEIYAKVEWLNPGGSVKDRPAHRMVLAGEQSGALRPGKIILDATSGNTGIALAMIGAARGYPVRLCLPANATEERKKILAAYGADLLLTDALEMTDGAIRTARALAAADPERYFYADQYNNPANWQAHYETTAPEIWAQTGGRITHFIAGLGTGGTFVGTARRLIEFNPSIQLIEFQPDRPLHGIEGLKHMPSSLLPGIYDPTLADESLAIATEDAYEMAARLAREEGLFGGISSGAAVAAALAVARRIGAGVIVTVLPDGGGKYLGADLFRSG, encoded by the coding sequence ATGACGGCGAACACGATCCTGTCCGCCATCGGCCGTACGCCGCTGGTCCGCCTCGCCGCCATCCCGCGGGATGTCCCGGGGGCCGAGATCTACGCCAAGGTGGAATGGCTGAACCCGGGCGGGTCGGTCAAGGACCGGCCGGCGCACCGCATGGTGCTCGCCGGGGAGCAAAGCGGCGCCCTCCGCCCGGGAAAGATCATCCTGGATGCCACGAGCGGGAACACCGGCATCGCCCTCGCCATGATCGGGGCCGCCCGGGGCTACCCGGTGCGGCTCTGCCTGCCGGCGAATGCCACCGAGGAGCGCAAGAAGATCCTGGCCGCGTACGGGGCCGACCTACTCCTGACCGACGCCCTGGAGATGACGGACGGCGCCATCCGAACGGCCAGGGCGCTCGCCGCCGCCGACCCCGAGCGCTACTTCTATGCGGATCAGTACAACAACCCGGCGAACTGGCAGGCCCATTACGAGACGACGGCGCCGGAGATCTGGGCCCAGACCGGCGGGCGCATCACCCACTTCATCGCGGGCCTCGGCACCGGCGGGACCTTCGTCGGGACCGCCCGGCGGCTGATCGAGTTCAACCCCTCGATCCAGCTGATCGAGTTCCAGCCCGACAGGCCGCTGCACGGGATCGAGGGCCTGAAGCACATGCCGAGCAGCCTCCTGCCGGGGATCTACGACCCCACGCTTGCCGACGAGAGTCTCGCGATCGCCACCGAAGATGCCTACGAGATGGCCGCCCGACTCGCCCGCGAGGAAGGACTCTTCGGCGGGATCTCGTCGGGGGCGGCCGTGGCCGCCGCGCTCGCCGTGGCCCGGCGGATCGGCGCGGGCGTCATCGTCACCGTCCTCCCCGACGGCGGCGGGAAGTATCTTGGCGCCGATCTCTTCAGGAGCGGGTGA